The stretch of DNA GCTTCGGCGGCGATGGCGCTGGTAACCGCCGCCACGGAGCCGGCCCATCAGTTCGTCGCGTTCACCGCGGGGCCGTACGCCTCGCGGTGGGGGGCGACAGGTACTGGCCTGACTCCGCTCGCCGTCTCGCCCCGCCAGCGGCTGGATGACGTGGTGGCCGCGGTGAGCGGGCTGCCGTTCGGCGGAACTGACTGCGCGCTGCCCATCACCGAGGCGCTGCGGAACCGGTGGGCGGTGGACACGTTCGTGGTCTACACCGACAACGAAACATGGGCGGGGACGGTGCACCCGTCGCAGGCGCTTCGCGAGTACCGGGAGCGGATGGGGATTCCCGCCAAGCTGGTGGTGGTGGGGATGGCGTCGAACGGGTTCAGCATCGCGGACCCGGAGGACGCGGGGATGCTGGATGTGGTCGGGTTCGATGCGGCCGCGCCCCAGCTGATCGCCGATTTCGCGCGATAGGTTGCGCGGTCCGGGCTGACCGGGCCGCGCACCCGCCGCGGCGGCGCCCGCGATCCGCAACACACAATGCGCCGGGCGGGAGATGCCCGGTTTTTTGAAGCGACAGAACAATGAGCATCATCAAGCAGAAGCAGGATACGCCGGATCAGCGGCCGGGGCCGGGCGACTACTTCGTCGTGCAGTCCGAGTACAGCACCTGGTACGTCACCGCCGCGACGGCGGAGGCGGTGGGACGGGCGCTGGACCGCCGCTGGCTGCGGCCGCGATGGCTGCGGTTCGTGGACCTGAACGGGAGCCGCGCCTGGCTGCGGGCCGACCGGGTGGAGGCGGTCTTTGAATCCACCGAATTGCAGCGGACCCGCGACCGGGAACTCGGCTACCTGCGCCGCAAGGAGGAGCGCGCCGACCGCCGCTGGGACGACGAGGAGTTCTGAGCCGAATGGTGGGTTTCCATCGGATCACGGATCAGGATTCTTCGTTGGGTGGCCGAACATTTCCAGTCTGCCGAGCGGAAATACATCGCTGACGACAAGGTCGCCCTCCTGCTCGGAAAAGAAGAGTCCCCACTGCGAATCAACGGTGAGCATGTAGGACCCGTTGTTTGCCGGACGGACAGAGTACGCCTCGACGTCATCATACGACGTACCGGGCCGGGTGAGTTCCAGCAGGTGCGTGATGCTTTGATTGACTGCATCACGGTCCTCAGGATCCAGCCACAGGAGTGCGATATGTGCCGGGCGCTTCAGCCTGAGCATGATTGCCTCCAGAGTACGGGGGGTTCCAACGCCGGACATCCGAGAATTCAAGCAGGTGCGGTGATCCGACCCCGCAGCCACTCCAGACGCTCGAGCGGGAAGATGTCTTCGATGACCAGGTCGCCCGCCTCTGGCTTGAAGAAGATGCCCCACGGTTCCATGCGCAGCAGGTAGGATCCGCTGGCCAGGGCGCGGATTTCGTAGCCGTTGAAGGCTTCCGGATGGGAGCCCGGCCGCGTCTGGGCAAGGAGTCGGGCGATCGCCTCGTCAATCATCGCCCGGTCCGACGGGTCCAGCAGCCTGAGGGCGATGGCGGCACGGTTCTGAAAGTTGAGCATGGAAATCTCCGTGGGATCGGGGTTGCACACGGAACAACGATGGGCCGTCCGGTACGTCCACACAAGTGACGGAATCAAGCCCGTCCGCACGTTGGCGGCAAACGATTTACAGCGACAGCAGAGACAGGGGAAATGCGCATCTTCGGGCAGCACGACGAGAACACTATCCGCCAGATACAGGACGTAGCCTCGCGTGCGGAGCAGACCGCGCTGATGGCGGACGGGCACGTGGGCTACACCATGCCCATCGGCGGGGTGGCGGCGTACCGCGACAAGGTTTCCGTCGTGGGCGTGGGTTTCGACATCGCCTGCGGGAACGCGGCGATCCGCACCGACCTTACCGTGGCCGACATCACCGGCGGGCTCACGCTGCCGGAGGTGCAGCGCAATCCGCACCGCCTGGCCGAAGACCGCCAGGCGCGCCGCATGGCCGATGAGATCCAGCACGCGATCTCGTTCGGCATCGGCCGCAAGAACAACGCGGACGACGCGCCCACCGACGACCCGCTGTTCCTGGACGCGGCCTGGTACGCCATCCCCAATGTGGGCGGCTACCGCGACACGCTGCAGGACAAGGCGCGGCGCCAGCTGGGCACCGTAGGAAGCGGCAACCACTACGTCGATGTCTTTGCGGACGAGGCGGGAACGGTGTGGGTGGGCGTACACTTCGGCAGCCGCGGGCTGGGGCACACCATCGCCTCGGACTTCCTCTCGCTCAGCCAGGGCGGCGACTGGGGCCAGCGCGCCCGCGAGGCCGAGGTTCTGCTCGACCTTCAGCAGCCGCTGGGGCA from Longimicrobium terrae encodes:
- a CDS encoding RtcB family protein, with product MRIFGQHDENTIRQIQDVASRAEQTALMADGHVGYTMPIGGVAAYRDKVSVVGVGFDIACGNAAIRTDLTVADITGGLTLPEVQRNPHRLAEDRQARRMADEIQHAISFGIGRKNNADDAPTDDPLFLDAAWYAIPNVGGYRDTLQDKARRQLGTVGSGNHYVDVFADEAGTVWVGVHFGSRGLGHTIASDFLSLSQGGDWGQRAREAEVLLDLQQPLGHDYWRLMELAGRYAYTGREWVARKVVQMLGGTELELVHNHHNFAWKEQHTTKSGETAEMVVVRKGATPAFPGQKGFIGGSMGDDAVIVRGAEAPDEETAAAQREAMFSTVHGAGRVMSRTAAAGKVHRKTGRVITPGRISREMVSDWLGKRGVILRGGGLDEAPQAYRRLPKVLEAQGATIHIEHVLRPLIVVMAGAGEIDPYKD